Sequence from the Nocardia brasiliensis genome:
CCTCGGTGAGCAGCACGTAGGTGGCCGGGTCGAACCGGCTGCACAGTTTGCCCGCCTGATGGTCCAGGTAGCTCTGCACCGCGTAACGTCCACCGCGCCAAGGATCTTCGTCGCCCTGCGCGCTGTTCTCGAAGCGGTGATCGAGCTCGTCCTCGGTGCGATAGGTGAGGTGCGCGATGCGCCGGGCGATGCCCATGCCGGTCATCGGCGCGCGATCGGTGTCGTGGTAGTCGCCGCCCTGCCAGTCCGGATCGGCCTTGATCGCGGCGATCTGGGTGGTCTGGGTGCCGATCTGATCGGCGGTGGCGCGGGCGCCGACGGCGAGCACCAGTGCCGCGCCGACTCGGTCGGGGCTGCCGACCATCCACTCCAGCACGCGCATGCCGCCCATCGAACCGCCGACGACGGCGGCCAGCCGGGTGATGCCGAGCCGATCCATCAGCGCCGCCTCGGCCGCCACCTGATCGCGGATGGAGATCTCAGGAAACCGTGCGCCCCAAGGCTTTCCGTCGGGAGCCAGGGTCGACGGGCCGGTGCTGCCCTTGCAGCCGCCGAGCACGTTCGTCGCGATGACGCACCACTCGTCGGTGTCGAGCGGACAGCCCGGTCCGACCATGCCGTCCCACCAGCCGGGCAGCGGATGGATGTCGTCCGGGAAGCCGACCACGTGGGAGTCGCCGGTGAGTGCGTGCTCGACCAGCACCACATTGTCCAGCTCGGGGGAGAGCTCGCCCCAGCGCTGCACCGCGAGATGCACCTGTGGGATGACCGCGCCGCTCTCCAGTTCGATGTCACCGACCGGGATGATCCCGAGCCGTCCGTCCGGCGGCGGCAGGGCCACCCCGGACGAACGCAGGGAACTCGGTTCGGTACCCACCGTCACGTCGCCGCCGCCGTGAAGCCGGCGCGCAGATCGGCGAGGATGTCATCGATCCCCTCGATGCCCACCGCCAGCCGGACCAGTCCCGGAGTGACGCCCGCGAGCAGTTGCTCGTCCGGCGTGAGCTGCGAATGTGTGGTCGACGCGGGGTGGATCACGAGAGAACGCACATCTCCGATGTTAGCCACATGGCTGTGCAGGGCTAATCCGTCCACGAACTTCTTGCCCGCGTCGACACCCCCGCGCAGCTCGAACGCGACGATCGCGCCCGCGCCCTTGGGCGCCAGTTGCCGCGCCCGTTCGTACCAGGGTGAGGTGGGCAGACCGGCGTAGCTGACCGAGAGCACGTCGGGGTGCGTCTGCAGGAATTCGGCGACCGCGGTGGCGTTGGCCACGTGCCGCTCGACCCGCAGGCTCAGCGTCTCGATGCCCTGGCTGATCAGGAACGCGTTGAACGGCGAGATGGCCGCGCCGAGGTCGCGCAGCAGTTGCACGCGTGCTTTGAGTGCGAACGCGGGTGCGCCGAGGTCGGCGAAGACCGCGCCGTGGTAGCTCGGGTCGGGTGTGGTGAAGCCGGGGAAGCGGGACTGTCCTTGCGCGTCGGTGACGGTCCAGTCGAAGGTGCCGCCGTCGACGATGACACCGGCCACCGCGGCGCCGTGTCCGCCGAGGTACTTCGTCGCCGAGTGCACCACGATGTCGGCGCCGTGCGCCAGCGGCTGGATCAAGTACGGCGTGGCCACCGTGTTGTCCACGATGAGCGGCAGTCCGGCCGCGTGCGCGATGGCCGCGATGCCGGGGATGTCGAAGATCGCGCTGCTCGGGTTGGCGATGGTCTCGCCGTAGAACGCCTTGGTGTTCGGGCGGATCGCCGCGCGCCACTGGTCCAGGTCGTCGGGGTCCTCGACGAAGGACACCTCGATGCCGAGCTTGGGCAGCGTGTAGTGGAACAGATTGTAGGTGCCGCCGTACAGGTGCGGGCTGGACACCAGATGATCGCCCGCCGCGGCCAGGTTCAGGATCGCGAAGGTCTCCGCGGCCTGCCCGGAGGCCAGCAGCAGCGCCGCGACACCGCCCTCCAGTGCGGCGATGCGCTGCTCCACCACGTCCTGGGTGGGGTTCATGATCCGGGTGTAGATGTTGCCGGGTTCGGCCAGGCCGAACAGCGCCGCGGCGTGGTCGGTGTCGCGGAAGGCGTACGAGGTGGTCTGGTAGATCGGCAGAGCACGGGCGCCGGTGCTGTCGTCGGGCGCCTGGCCCGCGTGCACCTGCTTGGTCTCGAAGGACCACTGGCTCGGATCGACCTCGGACACGGTGGGGTCAGTCATATCGGTTTTGCTCCAAAGAAAAGGTTGCTCGCCAGAACTGCTCGGTTATCGGGATACCGGCGAAGAACAACAACACATTTCGGGAACCTCCTGGAAGCGCGCTTGCTCTCGACCTTCGAGAGCCCGGTCATCACCCGGAGCACCCCACCGCTGCTGGAGGGTTGCCGACCAGCGAGCCGGGGCTTGGCGCTGGTACTCATGACCTGAAACTGATCATAACCGGCGCCGCCGAGCCCGCCGCAACCTCATCGGTCGGCGGCGCCCTCCGTGGCGCAGCACGCCCGCATGAACTCATCGAATGTCGTGGTGAAGGCGGTACGGCCGGCCGCTGCCGCCGCCTCGAGATCGTCGTCGTCGAAGGCGGTCTCCTGGCATTCCATGCCGAGGTGACCGATCAGCTGCCACACGCCGAGGATGAGCCGCACCGGCAGCGCGTCGGGCGTGGTGTCGAGTCGCTCGGCGAGCACCTGCGCGATCGCGACGTTCTTGGTCTCGGCGTGGTCGATGCTGCGCATGCCGACCGACGCGCTGCTGCGGATGATCCGGCGCATCTGCTGGAACTGCCGGAAGGTCACCGGGTCGGTGCTGTCGTTCGTCGCGGCGCGGTCGATGACCTTAAGGAAGGCTGCACGCAGCGCGTGCAGTTCGTTGCCGGTGCGCGGCTGTTCGCGCAGTGCCTGCGCCACGGCCGCGCCGAAGTCGGTCACCGGCCCGAGGACGATGTCTTCCTTGCTCTCGAAGTATCGGTTGATCGTGCGCGGCGAGATGTCGGCCGCGTTGGCGATCTGCTCGATCGTGGTCGCGTCGAATCCCTGTGTGTCGCACAGGTTCAGGCCGACCTCGATGATGCGCAGCCGAGTCTGCTGCTTCTTGCGCTCGCGCAGGCCCGGGTTGGCGTGCGTACTCGGCGGCGTCGGTGACTCGAGCATGCCGCCATGCTATCGCAATCGGGCCAGATTGTGTCATTAACGGACAACTGTCGCAGTGCGACATTTTTCTATTGACGACAAATGTCGCTACATGTCAGGATTGCTCGACTTTGAGATGAGGAGAAGACAGTGACCGACCCCGCGGCAGCGGTAGCAGTTTCGGAAAGACAAGGCAGTTCAGCGCGCTGGTTCGCCCTCGGCGTGATCGCGCTGGCCCAGCTCATGGTGGTGCTCGACGCCACGATCGTGACGATCTCGCTGCCCTTCGCGCAGCAGGATCTCGGCATCAGCGACGGCAACAAGCAGTGGATGCTCACGGCCTACACGCTGATCTTCGGCGGCCTGCTGTTGCTCGGCGGCCGACTGGCCGACTACCTCGGCCGACGGCGGATCTTCATCATCGGCCTGGTCGGTTTCGCCGCCGCGTCGGCACTTGCCGGTCTCGCACAGAACGGGGCCGAGATGTTCGCCGGACGGGCCCTGCAGGGCGCGTTCGCGGCGTTGCTCGCGCCGGCCGCGCTCTCATTGCTCTCGGTGACCTTCACCGAACCGGGCGAGCGGGCCAAGGCCTTCGGCCTGTTCGCGGGCATCTCCGCGGGCGGTGCGGCGCTCGGGCTGATCGCCGGTGGCGCGCTCACCGAGTACGCCTCGTGGCGCTGGTGCCTGCTGGTGAACACCCCGATCGCGCTGCTCGCCCTGGTCGGCGCGCTGGCCTGGGTGGTCAGGGACGTGCCGACGCCGCGGACCGGCGGCTACGACGTGCCCGGCGCCGTCACCGTGACCCTTGGCCTGATCGCGATCGTCTACGGCTTCAGCCGGGCCGCCGACGACGGCTGGCTGGCCGGTAGCACGCTCGGCCTGCTCGTCGCCGGTGCCGCGCTGCTGATCGCGTTCGTCGCCATCGAGCGGCGCTCGGCGAATCCGCTGCTGCCGCTGCATATCCCGGGTGAGATCAACCGGGGCGGCGCGTTCCTCGCGGCGCTGCTCGTGCCGATCGCCATGTTCGCGATGTTCCTGTTCCTGAGCTACTACTTCCAGATCACGCTCGGCTACTCCTCGCTGAAGGCCGGGTTCGCGTTCCTGCCGTTCCCGGCGGGTATCGCGATCTCCGCGGGCGTGACCAGCGCGCTGCTGCCCAAGCTCGGCCCGCGGCCGCTGATGGTGGCCGGTGCGGTGCTCGGCGTGCTCGGCCTGGTGTGGCTGGCCCAGCTCGGTTTCGGGGACGGCTACGCGACCAGCGTGCTGCCCGCGCAGTTGCTGATCGCGCTCGGCATGGGTCCGCTGTTCGTCGGCATGCAGACCGTCGCACTGCATCAGGTCGAGGAGGCCGACTCGGGCGTGGCCAGCGCGCTGCTGAACGCGGCGCAGCAGGTGGGCGGCGCGGTCGGGACCGCGCTGCTGACCACCATCTCGGTGCAGACGGCCAAGAGCTACGCCGAGAGCCATGCCACGCTGGACAACCTGGTCGCTCGCGCCTCGATCCACAGCTACGACGTGGCCTTCTATGTCGGTGCCGGGTTCTTCCTCGCGGCTATCCCGGTGATCTGGCTGATGATCCGGGACCGGCCGGCCACCCTGATCGAGGGCGCCGACGACGCGGCCCGGCCGGTGCACGTCGGGGTCTGATCATCTGGATAACGAACCAGGTCCGCGGATCGCCACCCGGCGATCCGCGGACCTATCGTGGGTGCGGCGGGCGACCTGCGAATTGCGCTCTGACCTACCAGTCAGTAAGTTCGTGGGGTTTCTCACTCGGGGGGCTGCCCGCACACCGTGAACGGCGGCAGCAGTACGCTTGTCTTGTTTGCACCACACGTCTCGCGGACAACGCGGGGCATATACGTTGTCTGTTGGAACAGCTGGGGTCCGCTCACAAGCGTGTTCGCCTGGCCGTGCAATGAGGGCACCATCCTAGGAGGACACGAAGATCCATGTCCAAGATCAAGGTTGAAGGCACCGTCGTCGAACTCGACGGCGACGAGATGACCCGGATCATCTGGCAGTTCATCAAGGACAAGCTGATCCACCCGTATCTCGATGTGAACCTCGAGTACTACGACCTGGGCATCGAGTACCGGGACAAGACAGACGACCAGGTCACCATCGACGCCGCCGAGGCGATCAAGCGCCACGGCGTCGGCGTCAAGTGCGCCACCATCACCCCGGACGAGGCTCGCGTCAAGGAATTCGGGCTGAAGAAGATGTGGCGCTCGCCCAACGGCACCATCCGCAACATCCTCGGCGGCACCATCTTCCGCGCCCCGATCATCATCTCCAACGTGCCGCGTCTGGTCCCCGGTTGGACCAAGCCGATCATCATCGGCCGCCACGCGTTCGGTGATCAGTACCGCGCCACCGATTTCAAGGTGTACCAGGCGGGCACGGTCACCGTGACTTTCACGCCGGAGGACGGCAGCGAGCCGATCCAGCACGAGGTCGTGAAGATGCCGGACGAGGGCGGCGTCGTCATGGGCATGTACAACTTCAAGAACTCGATCATCGATTTCGCGCGGGCGTCGTTCAACTACGGCCTGCAGCAGAACTACCCGGTGTACCTCTCCACGAAGAACACCATCCTCAAGGCCTACGACGGCATGTTCAAGGACACGTTCCAGGATGTCTTCGACGCCGAGTTCAAGACCCAGTTCGACGCGGCGGGCCTGACCTACGAGCACCGCCTCATCGACGACATGGTCGCCTCCTCCATGAAGTGGGAGGGCGGCTACGTCTGGGCCTGTAAGAACTACGACGGCGACGTGCAGTCCGACACCGTGGCCCAGGGCTTCGGTTCGCTCGGCCTGATGACCTCGGTGCTGCTGACCCCGGACGGCAGGACCTGTGAGGCCGAGGCCGCGCACGGCACCGTCACCCGGCACTACCGCCAGCACCAGCAGGGCAAGCCGACCTCGACCAACCCGATCGCGTCGATCTTCGCCTGGACGCGCGGCCTCGAGCATCGCGGCAAGCTGGACAACACCCCCGAGGTGATCGGCTTCTCGCAGACCCTCGAGGACGTCGTCATCAAGACCGTCGAGGGTGGTCAGATGACCAAGGACCTCGCGCTGCTGGTCGGTGGCGATCAGGGCTACCTGAGCACCGAGGAGTTCCTCGGCGCGCTGGACGCCAACCTGGCCCGCGCACTGCGCTGATCAGGTGAATGTCCCGGCGCTGGAAGTGAATCCGGCGCCGGGGAGGGACCGCACGGGCACCCGCACCACTCGGTGGTACGGGTGCCCGGATTGTTTCCCGGGTCAGGCCGAGACCGGGCGGGCGCGCAGCATCGCGTACAGCGCCGGGAGTCGCATCGGGGTACGCGAGTGTTTCCGAACGAAAATTGCCAGGTCGAATGGCCGCGGCGTCCCTATTGGGCGATTTTTCCTTCTGACCTGCATGTTTTCTGTGCCTAAAGGTGTTTCAACTCACGTTTACTCGGGAAGCGAAACCGTCGCGGGAGGCGTTTCATGAATACGTGACCACCCCACTCGCCACCCAGGTAACCGCACGCCCCGAGGCTGAGCGGACGAACTGGCATATTCCGGCCATGCTCGCGCTGGCGCTCGGCGGATTCGGCATCGGCACAACAGAATTCGTCACCATGGGGCTGTTGCCCAATATCGCCCACGCCATGGGCGTCACCGAACCAACGGCGGGACACGCCGTGTCCGCGTACGCGCTCGGCGTGGTGATCGGTGCGCCGGTCATCGCCGCGCTGTGCGCGCGGGTGTCCCGCAAGAGATTGCTGATCGCGTTGATGGCGGCGTTCACGCTGGGCAACGTGGCGACCGTGCTCGCGCCGAGCTTTGGCACGCTGGTGGCCGCCCGGTTCGTCTCCGGCCTGCCGCACGGCGCGTACTTCGGCGTCGCCTCGCTCGCCGCCGCCACCCTCGCCCCGGTCGGGCAGCGCGCGAAGGCGGTTGCCGCGGTTATGCTGGGGCTGAGCGCCGCCAATGTTGTCGGCGTTCCCGCCGCGACCTGGCTCGGTCAGCATCTCGGCTGGCGCGACGCCTACGTGGTGGTCGCCGTCATCGGGCTGGCCACGGTCGCCGCCCTCATCAAGTTCGTCCCGGAACTCACCGGCATCACGATGACCAACCCCGTTACCGAACTCGGCGCGCTGCGTCGTCCGCAGGTGTTGCTGACCCTGCTGGTCGGCGCGATCGGCTTCGGCGGCATGTTCGCCGTCTACACCTACATCACCACCACCCTCACCGGCGTCGCGGGCATGTCCGCGGGTCTGGTTCCGCTGGTGCTGATGCTGTTCGGCGTCGGCATGGTGGTCGGCAATATCGTCGGCGGCGTGCTCGCCGACCGCGGCGTGGACCGCGCGATCTACTTCGCCATGATCGGCATGGCCGTCATCCTCGCCGGATTCGTTGCGGCGGCGCACAACCCGTACACCGCGGCGATCGGGGCGTTCCTGGTCGGCGTGAGCGGCGCCGCGCTCGCCCCCGGCCTGCAGACCAGGCTGATGGACGTGGCGCACGAGGCGCAGACGCTGGCCGCCGCGCTGAACCACGCCGCGCTGAACATCGCCAACGCCGCGGGCGCCTGGCTCGGCGGCGCGGTGATCGCGGCGAGGCTCGGGTATACCGCGCCCGCCATGGTCGGCGCGGGACTGGCCGTGGTCGGCGTGCTGCTGTTCGCCGTCACCGTCTGGTCGGCCCGGCGCGACGCGCGCCTGGTCGCGGCCGCCGCGCTGATCGCTTGAACATACAGAGCTGTATGTAAGTGTAGAATCATCGGATGGCCAGGATCGAAGTCGCGAAGCCGCAGCGCCGCACCCAGGAGCAACGCAGCACCGAGATGCGCACGCGGTTGCTCGACGCGACCATCGACTGTCTGGTCGAGTACGGCTATGCCGGTACCACCACGCCCCGGGTCGCCGAGCGAGCGGGCGTCACCCGCGGCGCGCAGGTGCATCACTTCGGGTCCAAGACCGATCTGGTGGTCGCCGCGATCAGCCATCTCGCGCAGCTGCGCGCCGAGACCGCGATGCGCGAGATGGCCAGGGTCGAGCGCGGCGACGACCCGGTCGGTGCGGCCCTGGAGTTTCTCTGGGAGCTGCACCAGGGCCCGCTGTTCATCGCCACCGTGGAACTGTGGGTGGCGGGTCGCACCGATCCCGTGCTCGCCGCCGCGATGGAGAAGGTCGAGCCTTTCGTCAACAACGCCGTCCTGATGGCCGTGGCCCGCTTCGTCCCCGACGAGATCCGCCGCAAGGAAGCCCGCGACTTCATCTACACCGCGATGGACGCCCTGCGCGGCATCCTCGTCTCCAACTTCATCGACCCCGACAACGAACGTGCCCGCCGCCGTTGGCGTCGCGCCACCGCCCACCTGCACGACGTCGCCGCGGCCGCCCTGGCCGGCGTCCGCACCCCCGACTGAACCGCGGGACGAGAACCGGTGCGGCGCGGGGCCGTTCGGTCTCGTCCCGCTCGACGGGACGGTCAGTGTTGGCGGGGCAGGAGGTGGTGGCCGGGTTTGTCGGTGGACAGGGCCAGGGAGCTGATGTACTGGATCTCGCCCTCGGGGCCGGGGGTGGCCGAGGCGATCATGTCGGGGCGCTCGAACTCCAGGCCGGTGACGTGGCAGGTGAGGGTTTCCCCGGACGGGTTACCGTGCTCGTCGAACATCGGCAGATCGATGCCGTCGTCGCTGCGCCGCAGGTAGTACTTGCCCTTGGTGGCGATCGCGGTCAGCGGGGTGGCGACGAACGAGACCAGCACCGCGACGATGGGGGAGTACGGCTTGAGCAGGTCACCGAACAGGCCGAAGAACGTCATGATCGACAGCACCGCCGAGAGTCCGAAGCCGACCAGCCCGACCGGGTTGAAGTCGTACAGCATGCCGCGACGGAACTCCGGCTGCTTCGGTGAGATCTTCAGCAGGTACTTGTTGACCGCGATATCCGTTGCGACGGTGACGATCCACGCGATGCCGCAGTTGGCATAGAAGCCGAGGATGTTATTGAGGAAGTCGAACATGTTGGCTTCCATCAGAATCAACGCGATCACCAGGTTCACGCCGAGGAAGATCAGCCTGCCCGGGTAGGTCTTGGTGACTCGGGTGTAGGAGTTGGTCCAGGCGAGGGAGCCGGAGTAGGCGTTGGTCACGTTGATCTTGATCTGGCTGATCACGACG
This genomic interval carries:
- a CDS encoding bifunctional o-acetylhomoserine/o-acetylserine sulfhydrylase gives rise to the protein MTDPTVSEVDPSQWSFETKQVHAGQAPDDSTGARALPIYQTTSYAFRDTDHAAALFGLAEPGNIYTRIMNPTQDVVEQRIAALEGGVAALLLASGQAAETFAILNLAAAGDHLVSSPHLYGGTYNLFHYTLPKLGIEVSFVEDPDDLDQWRAAIRPNTKAFYGETIANPSSAIFDIPGIAAIAHAAGLPLIVDNTVATPYLIQPLAHGADIVVHSATKYLGGHGAAVAGVIVDGGTFDWTVTDAQGQSRFPGFTTPDPSYHGAVFADLGAPAFALKARVQLLRDLGAAISPFNAFLISQGIETLSLRVERHVANATAVAEFLQTHPDVLSVSYAGLPTSPWYERARQLAPKGAGAIVAFELRGGVDAGKKFVDGLALHSHVANIGDVRSLVIHPASTTHSQLTPDEQLLAGVTPGLVRLAVGIEGIDDILADLRAGFTAAAT
- a CDS encoding NADP-dependent isocitrate dehydrogenase translates to MSKIKVEGTVVELDGDEMTRIIWQFIKDKLIHPYLDVNLEYYDLGIEYRDKTDDQVTIDAAEAIKRHGVGVKCATITPDEARVKEFGLKKMWRSPNGTIRNILGGTIFRAPIIISNVPRLVPGWTKPIIIGRHAFGDQYRATDFKVYQAGTVTVTFTPEDGSEPIQHEVVKMPDEGGVVMGMYNFKNSIIDFARASFNYGLQQNYPVYLSTKNTILKAYDGMFKDTFQDVFDAEFKTQFDAAGLTYEHRLIDDMVASSMKWEGGYVWACKNYDGDVQSDTVAQGFGSLGLMTSVLLTPDGRTCEAEAAHGTVTRHYRQHQQGKPTSTNPIASIFAWTRGLEHRGKLDNTPEVIGFSQTLEDVVIKTVEGGQMTKDLALLVGGDQGYLSTEEFLGALDANLARALR
- a CDS encoding TetR family transcriptional regulator, producing MLESPTPPSTHANPGLRERKKQQTRLRIIEVGLNLCDTQGFDATTIEQIANAADISPRTINRYFESKEDIVLGPVTDFGAAVAQALREQPRTGNELHALRAAFLKVIDRAATNDSTDPVTFRQFQQMRRIIRSSASVGMRSIDHAETKNVAIAQVLAERLDTTPDALPVRLILGVWQLIGHLGMECQETAFDDDDLEAAAAAGRTAFTTTFDEFMRACCATEGAADR
- a CDS encoding TetR/AcrR family transcriptional regulator — translated: MARIEVAKPQRRTQEQRSTEMRTRLLDATIDCLVEYGYAGTTTPRVAERAGVTRGAQVHHFGSKTDLVVAAISHLAQLRAETAMREMARVERGDDPVGAALEFLWELHQGPLFIATVELWVAGRTDPVLAAAMEKVEPFVNNAVLMAVARFVPDEIRRKEARDFIYTAMDALRGILVSNFIDPDNERARRRWRRATAHLHDVAAAALAGVRTPD
- a CDS encoding MFS transporter, translating into MLALALGGFGIGTTEFVTMGLLPNIAHAMGVTEPTAGHAVSAYALGVVIGAPVIAALCARVSRKRLLIALMAAFTLGNVATVLAPSFGTLVAARFVSGLPHGAYFGVASLAAATLAPVGQRAKAVAAVMLGLSAANVVGVPAATWLGQHLGWRDAYVVVAVIGLATVAALIKFVPELTGITMTNPVTELGALRRPQVLLTLLVGAIGFGGMFAVYTYITTTLTGVAGMSAGLVPLVLMLFGVGMVVGNIVGGVLADRGVDRAIYFAMIGMAVILAGFVAAAHNPYTAAIGAFLVGVSGAALAPGLQTRLMDVAHEAQTLAAALNHAALNIANAAGAWLGGAVIAARLGYTAPAMVGAGLAVVGVLLFAVTVWSARRDARLVAAAALIA
- a CDS encoding MFS transporter, with the translated sequence MTDPAAAVAVSERQGSSARWFALGVIALAQLMVVLDATIVTISLPFAQQDLGISDGNKQWMLTAYTLIFGGLLLLGGRLADYLGRRRIFIIGLVGFAAASALAGLAQNGAEMFAGRALQGAFAALLAPAALSLLSVTFTEPGERAKAFGLFAGISAGGAALGLIAGGALTEYASWRWCLLVNTPIALLALVGALAWVVRDVPTPRTGGYDVPGAVTVTLGLIAIVYGFSRAADDGWLAGSTLGLLVAGAALLIAFVAIERRSANPLLPLHIPGEINRGGAFLAALLVPIAMFAMFLFLSYYFQITLGYSSLKAGFAFLPFPAGIAISAGVTSALLPKLGPRPLMVAGAVLGVLGLVWLAQLGFGDGYATSVLPAQLLIALGMGPLFVGMQTVALHQVEEADSGVASALLNAAQQVGGAVGTALLTTISVQTAKSYAESHATLDNLVARASIHSYDVAFYVGAGFFLAAIPVIWLMIRDRPATLIEGADDAARPVHVGV
- the metX gene encoding homoserine O-acetyltransferase MetX, with product MTVGTEPSSLRSSGVALPPPDGRLGIIPVGDIELESGAVIPQVHLAVQRWGELSPELDNVVLVEHALTGDSHVVGFPDDIHPLPGWWDGMVGPGCPLDTDEWCVIATNVLGGCKGSTGPSTLAPDGKPWGARFPEISIRDQVAAEAALMDRLGITRLAAVVGGSMGGMRVLEWMVGSPDRVGAALVLAVGARATADQIGTQTTQIAAIKADPDWQGGDYHDTDRAPMTGMGIARRIAHLTYRTEDELDHRFENSAQGDEDPWRGGRYAVQSYLDHQAGKLCSRFDPATYVLLTEAMNRHDIGRGRGGIAAALAATPVPCVVGGVDSDRLYPLRTQQELAEGLPGCDGLEVVHSRDGHDGFLTEAAAVAKLLTETVRLARQARQTTN